A section of the Paenibacillus aurantius genome encodes:
- a CDS encoding stalk domain-containing protein has protein sequence MKKFILGLGCGMALTAATAVLAADTIPAYWFPATFEVNGQIKEIGSEYSVLNYNGHAYVPIRFAAESLGLGIRYIDNTNVISIRNEPTNVDEVAKTIWLVKYRVTNGMDGSEVKRLLGEPSVERTNDDSQQAVWRYDLSPVEGYTYEDLDKIDVTGLEQGKIKAQLIMHWSDEGQVDRTTLWYKTSEDKWIHVYYLYEDGSTTEALYE, from the coding sequence TTGAAAAAGTTTATCCTTGGGTTAGGCTGTGGAATGGCATTGACCGCTGCGACGGCTGTGTTGGCCGCAGACACCATTCCAGCCTATTGGTTTCCCGCAACATTCGAAGTGAATGGACAGATCAAAGAAATCGGCAGCGAATATTCCGTGTTGAACTATAACGGTCATGCCTATGTGCCTATACGCTTTGCAGCCGAAAGCCTGGGGCTTGGAATCAGGTACATAGACAATACCAATGTCATTTCCATTAGGAATGAGCCAACTAACGTGGATGAAGTGGCCAAAACGATTTGGTTGGTTAAGTACCGTGTCACCAATGGAATGGACGGAAGCGAGGTAAAGAGGCTTTTGGGCGAGCCAAGCGTTGAACGAACTAACGATGATTCCCAACAAGCGGTTTGGCGATACGACTTATCTCCGGTCGAAGGATATACTTACGAGGATTTAGATAAAATCGACGTCACTGGGCTGGAGCAAGGGAAGATAAAAGCCCAGCTTATCATGCATTGGTCCGACGAAGGCCAAGTGGATAGAACCACCTTGTGGTACAAAACCAGTGAAGATAAATGGATTCACGTGTATTATTTGTACGAAGACGGTTCCACCACAGAAGCTTTATACGAATAA